The following are encoded in a window of Risungbinella massiliensis genomic DNA:
- a CDS encoding alpha/beta hydrolase family protein: protein MKQVFRLELGKDNRIITGDILAPTKPQGKAPVILLLHGFKAFKSWGFFPTLAKRLAKEGYVVISFNFSMNGVEYDQADEEVTNLDKFGRNTFSREQEDIATVLKALRDGDLPYAELCDVTKVGLFGHSRGGANALIYTLDDPSINCAVVWNSVAEVLFWEEKTIQEIMEKGVAYIENVRTKQQLPVTKEVIEDIQANQDRFAFLNRFALDSRPVLAVVGTADKERIVEGAKRLDRIAPHSDLQLIISGDHTFGSSHPLITISPMLEEAIGYTVEFYQEHLPTIK, encoded by the coding sequence GTGAAACAAGTGTTTCGCTTGGAACTTGGGAAAGACAATCGGATAATCACAGGAGATATCTTAGCTCCGACTAAACCACAAGGAAAAGCTCCCGTCATCCTGCTCCTACATGGATTTAAGGCATTTAAAAGCTGGGGATTCTTCCCTACTTTGGCCAAAAGACTTGCAAAAGAAGGCTATGTAGTAATCAGCTTTAACTTCTCAATGAATGGCGTCGAATACGATCAAGCAGATGAAGAGGTAACCAATCTAGACAAATTTGGTCGCAACACTTTCTCACGTGAACAAGAAGATATCGCTACGGTTCTAAAAGCTCTACGAGATGGTGATCTACCATATGCGGAACTTTGCGATGTTACCAAAGTAGGTCTCTTCGGTCATAGTCGAGGAGGAGCCAATGCTCTTATTTATACATTAGATGATCCGTCTATTAATTGTGCGGTCGTCTGGAATAGTGTTGCCGAAGTGCTCTTTTGGGAAGAAAAGACCATCCAGGAGATAATGGAAAAAGGAGTCGCCTATATCGAGAACGTTCGTACGAAGCAACAACTCCCTGTTACCAAAGAAGTGATAGAGGATATCCAAGCCAACCAAGATCGTTTTGCCTTTCTCAATCGATTTGCATTAGATAGCCGTCCAGTACTTGCAGTCGTAGGAACTGCAGATAAAGAACGAATTGTGGAAGGTGCCAAACGATTGGATCGCATCGCTCCTCATTCTGATCTACAGCTCATTATAAGTGGCGATCATACTTTTGGTAGCAGTCATCCCCTTATTACGATAAGTCCTATGTTAGAAGAGGCGATTGGGTATACTGTGGAGTTTTACCAAGAGCATCTCCCAACCATAAAATAA
- a CDS encoding ABC transporter ATP-binding protein, whose protein sequence is MEVLRIKELNKVYPGKVTTQALKDINFTVEQGEFVGIMGASGSGKTTLLNMVATIDSPSSGEVFLKGENPYTLKKEKLAEFRRRQLGFVFQDFNLLDTLTIAENIVLPLTLDKKSVNEMNQKCLEVAKKLGIEPILDKRTFEISGGQRQRAAVARAIIHSPALLLADEPTGALDSKTSRDVMEMMEKINKEDETTMLLVTHDPLAASYCDRILFIQDGTLYREIHRGTSRQVFFQEIIDMLSFLGGNAHELSKVRV, encoded by the coding sequence ATGGAAGTGCTACGGATTAAGGAGCTGAACAAAGTTTATCCCGGAAAGGTAACGACCCAAGCGCTAAAAGATATTAATTTTACAGTGGAGCAAGGAGAGTTTGTTGGAATTATGGGGGCATCAGGTAGTGGAAAAACTACTCTGCTAAATATGGTAGCAACCATCGACTCACCTAGCTCAGGAGAAGTTTTTTTGAAAGGAGAGAACCCTTATACCTTAAAGAAAGAGAAACTTGCTGAATTTCGTCGCCGGCAGCTAGGTTTTGTTTTTCAAGATTTTAACCTATTAGATACACTTACCATAGCGGAGAACATCGTGTTACCACTCACTTTGGACAAGAAAAGTGTAAACGAAATGAACCAAAAGTGTCTGGAGGTAGCAAAAAAACTAGGGATTGAACCAATTCTGGACAAGCGGACCTTTGAAATATCAGGAGGACAACGTCAACGTGCAGCAGTCGCTCGTGCTATTATTCATTCTCCTGCTTTGCTTTTGGCAGATGAACCAACAGGGGCACTTGACTCCAAAACGTCTCGTGATGTGATGGAAATGATGGAGAAGATTAATAAAGAAGACGAGACAACGATGTTACTCGTGACACATGACCCGCTAGCCGCGAGTTACTGCGATCGTATCCTCTTTATCCAAGATGGAACGTTATATCGTGAAATTCATCGTGGTACTAGTCGCCAAGTTTTTTTCCAAGAGATCATCGATATGCTCTCGTTTTTGGGAGGGAATGCGCATGAGCTTTCGAAAGTTCGCGTTTAA
- a CDS encoding ABC transporter permease, with amino-acid sequence MSFRKFAFNNVRRNASAYSAYFLSSTFAVMIFFTYAMFIFHPEIGRSQMGLLTKNSMESAEYLIFFFSFLFVLYSNSAFLHARKKEFGILTILGASQKQINGLVFLESMFIGMASILSGVGLGTILAKFFLTLGAKVIEMQELPLYFPWKAMGLTALAFGVLFLLIGILTYFALRKNQVLEMLQGSNKPKKEPTSSIFFVILSPLLFLGALYMMDQLELSMRNIAIFLALGILGTYFFYTQFTLFVVQKLKQNRFFFWRGINLIWISELAFKIKDNARMFFMVTIIMAAACTTVGVVITYSSQYDQQYKTNPFAFGLVMDEDPQTTEQHIFLEKKLQQNRIDFTKVEIPFFLIPHRQDNYVPLIKESEYNRIANLLKGKSFKLVSKETILLVSGTLEEKERSKLFSQKEISIKGESLQVLEQLDQSFIQYGYMVLVSDKYYEKLKQKVGEEGVEDSVVSYYIPSWNGKGLPTNQSEEVQFGKSLVEEWEQKGQAEGIPFRMDIRGTTYIYSKERLNLTSFIGTFIAAVFSIFTASFLYFKLFIDLTRDQQMYHSLSKIGLSLEQMKRSASRQIAFLFFIPLVIAAFQTWIGLSLLEDQINKGDTFYPVLIAIGLFAVAQVVYFLVVRARFINLLKRVMV; translated from the coding sequence ATGAGCTTTCGAAAGTTCGCGTTTAATAACGTTCGACGTAACGCTTCTGCCTACAGTGCTTATTTTTTGAGTAGTACCTTTGCGGTGATGATCTTTTTTACCTATGCAATGTTTATCTTTCATCCTGAAATTGGACGGTCTCAAATGGGATTGCTGACCAAAAATTCGATGGAATCTGCGGAGTATCTGATTTTCTTCTTCTCTTTCTTGTTTGTTCTATACTCTAATAGTGCGTTTCTCCATGCGAGAAAAAAGGAATTTGGTATTCTCACGATCTTAGGAGCTTCTCAGAAGCAAATAAATGGTCTTGTTTTCTTAGAGAGTATGTTCATTGGTATGGCTTCCATTCTATCCGGGGTTGGTCTGGGAACCATCTTGGCAAAGTTTTTCTTGACTTTGGGAGCCAAGGTGATCGAGATGCAAGAGCTTCCCCTGTATTTTCCTTGGAAAGCGATGGGGTTAACTGCATTAGCATTTGGTGTGCTTTTTCTGCTGATTGGGATTCTCACCTACTTTGCGTTACGGAAAAATCAGGTGTTAGAGATGCTACAAGGGTCCAATAAGCCAAAGAAAGAGCCTACTAGTTCGATCTTTTTCGTTATCTTGTCTCCTCTCCTTTTTCTAGGTGCGCTTTATATGATGGATCAACTGGAACTGTCTATGCGCAATATTGCGATCTTTCTCGCACTAGGGATTTTGGGGACTTATTTTTTCTATACACAATTCACTCTTTTTGTTGTACAGAAGCTAAAACAGAATCGCTTCTTTTTCTGGAGAGGGATCAACCTGATCTGGATTTCCGAACTTGCTTTTAAAATCAAAGATAATGCACGGATGTTTTTTATGGTGACGATCATTATGGCGGCTGCTTGTACTACGGTTGGGGTTGTCATCACATATAGTAGTCAGTATGATCAACAATACAAGACGAATCCGTTTGCCTTTGGTCTCGTAATGGACGAAGATCCCCAGACAACAGAACAACACATCTTTTTAGAGAAAAAATTACAACAAAATCGAATTGATTTTACAAAGGTAGAAATTCCATTTTTCTTGATTCCACACAGACAAGATAATTATGTGCCTCTAATCAAGGAATCAGAATATAATCGAATAGCAAATTTATTGAAAGGAAAGAGCTTCAAACTAGTATCAAAGGAAACGATTCTGCTAGTTTCAGGGACGCTCGAGGAAAAAGAACGATCTAAGCTATTTAGTCAGAAAGAGATCTCGATCAAAGGTGAATCACTTCAAGTATTGGAACAGCTAGATCAGTCTTTTATTCAGTATGGATATATGGTTTTAGTTTCGGATAAGTACTATGAAAAGCTAAAACAAAAGGTAGGAGAAGAAGGTGTGGAAGACTCGGTAGTTTCATATTATATACCGAGTTGGAATGGCAAAGGACTCCCTACTAATCAATCAGAGGAAGTTCAGTTTGGTAAGAGCTTGGTAGAAGAGTGGGAGCAAAAGGGACAAGCAGAGGGAATTCCATTTAGAATGGATATACGAGGTACCACTTATATTTATAGTAAAGAACGCCTCAACCTCACTAGCTTTATTGGAACGTTTATTGCAGCGGTCTTCTCTATCTTTACGGCTAGCTTTCTCTATTTTAAACTTTTTATCGATCTGACCCGAGACCAGCAGATGTATCATTCTCTCTCCAAAATTGGTTTAAGTTTGGAACAAATGAAGCGTTCTGCCTCCAGACAGATTGCGTTCCTTTTCTTTATTCCACTTGTAATAGCTGCTTTTCAAACCTGGATCGGTTTATCTTTATTAGAAGATCAGATCAATAAAGGAGATACCTTTTATCCAGTCTTGATTGCGATCGGTTTGTTTGCAGTAGCGCAAGTTGTTTATTTCTTAGTAGTTCGGGCTCGATTCATTAACTTACTAAAACGGGTGATGGTATAA